From the genome of Danio aesculapii chromosome 16, fDanAes4.1, whole genome shotgun sequence, one region includes:
- the LOC130243918 gene encoding protein FAM237A-like — protein MERLMGVLGGQWWRLLTVCLLLLASASSYSIPSLEALNTEGIGGGKAPGHLGEINRECWDASSIAVIQGRKLRIADSVAGLWDFMTYLSGSNQPTKQDMFMELAQVFWEKYVDCVLARAHGLGRRARASRQEIIKVLTYHSEGMDI, from the coding sequence ATGGAACGTTTGATGGGGGTCCTCGGCGGCCAGTGGTGGCGCCTTCTGACAGTGTGTTTGCTGCTGCTCGCCAGCGCTTCATCCTACTCCATACCCAGTCTCGAGGCGCTGAACACCGAAGGCATAGGGGGCGGCAAGGCTCCCGGGCACCTGGGCGAGATAAACCGTGAATGCTGGGACGCGTCGTCAATAGCGGTTATACAAGGGCGCAAATTGCGCATCGCCGACTCGGTTGCAGGGCTCTGGGACTTCATGACATACTTGAGCGGGTCAAATCAACCAACAAAACAAGACATGTTCATGGAGCTCGCGCAGGTGTTTTGGGAAAAGTATGTGGACTGCGTGCTGGCACGCGCGCACGGACTGGGCAGAAGGGCGAGGGCGTCCAGGCAAGAGATCATCAAAGTGTTGACTTACCATTCGGAAGGGATGGACATCTAG
- the osgin2 gene encoding LOW QUALITY PROTEIN: oxidative stress-induced growth inhibitor 2 (The sequence of the model RefSeq protein was modified relative to this genomic sequence to represent the inferred CDS: deleted 1 base in 1 codon): MSSCDSAWNLPLGIRTIYTACSIPSLLETRESEKTDILEDFSFGVPALILATTMPLLEESSLSRDCTRTVPVVIIGNGPSGICLSYLLNGYTPYLDPKAVHPNHILFRKLQEAKQLPITEQDLEYLCEGLEGRSGNPVAVLFDTLLHPNADLGFEFPSVLQWRLEKNHHIPHLVLGKATPGGAWHAMEGSMLTISLGIWMELPGVNYRDITSGKRRAASNDRATPEEISSYYKNYVKLMGLQKNFFDNTYVTSVQKLHRSHENRHENEKDTGVKNGFDNCNKNSTENKNGVVNGFSKKLQNGTEKSTRNGEIEEGDEDKQGRDEEREKIGVSQGLSQGLWEVRGYQKLQGDTHVPFSLFAENVVLATGASDSPARLGVEGEDLPYVFHSVRDLGVAVSCHGKLGSSSDPVLIVGAGLSAADAVLCALNHRVPVLHAFRKRVDDPGLIFKQLPKTLYPEYHRVYNMMCSQGYKASPIASPTAPCSCLYPSYISFPEHCVLSFQPDMHCVMRGSSGVLKVFKVSMVLVLIGTYPNLFFLKEQGQYLGLDSSRPISCRQNPVDINPYTFECNAEPGLFAMGPLIGDNFVRFLKGGALGIASCLQNKLKQRMKKNRKLIAEEGGCEGWGREVSGDGGEGFV, translated from the exons ATGTCATCCTGTGACTCGGCTTGGAACCTCCCACTAGGGATACGGACTATTTATACCGCGTGCAGCATCCCGAGCCTTCTAGAGACACGCGAATCTGAA AAAACAGACATTCTTGAAGATTTCTCGTTCGGAG TGCCAGCTCTAATTCTGGCTACCACTATGCCCCTGTTGGAGGAAAGTTCCTTGTCGAGAGACTGTACCCGAACTGTGCCAGTCGTTATCATTG GTAATGGTCCATCTGGTATATGCCTGTCATACCTGCTTAATGGATATACTCCTTATTTGGATCCCAAGGCTGTGCACCCAAACCACATCCTCTTTCGTAAACTACAGGAAGCCAAACAGCTTCCAATCACTGAACAg GACTTGGAGTATCTTTGTGAAGGTTTAGAAGGACGTTCAGGGAACCCCGTGGCTGTGCTCTTCGACACACTCCTTCATCCAAATGCAGATCTAGGTTTCGAGTTCCCCTCTGTTTTGCAGTGGAGACTTGAAAAGAACCATCACATTCCTCATCTGGTCCTGGGCAAAGCTACACCTGGTGGTGCTTGGCAT GCAATGGAAGGTTCAATGTTGACCATTAGCCTTGGCATATGGATGGAGTTACCAGGAGTCAACTACAGAGACATAACCTCAGGCAAAAGAAG GGCAGCATCCAATGATCGAGCAACTCCAGAGGAGATCTCCTCCTACTACAAAAATTATGTCAAGCTCATGGGTCtccaaaaaaacttttttgacaATACCTACGTCACCTCTGTTCAAAAACTTCACCGCAGTCACGAAAACAGACatgagaatgaaaaagacaccGGAGTGAAAAATGGGTTTGATAATTGCAATAAGAACAGCACAGAGAACAAGAATGGAGTGGTAAATGGGTTTAGTAAGAAGTTACAAAATGGAACTGAGAAAAGCACTAGAAATGGTGAGATTGAGGAAGGTGATGAAGATAAACAAGGCAGAGatgaagaaagagagaaaattGGGGTGTCCCAAGGGCTGTCACAGGGACTCTGGGAGGTCAGGGGTTACCAAAAGCTCCAAGGGGACACTCATGTCCCTTTTAGTTTATTTGCAGAGAATGTTGTCTTAGCAACAGGGGCATCTGACTCTCCTGCTCGACTGGGAGTTGAAGGAGAGGATCTCCCTTACGTGTTTCACAGCGTGCGTGACCTTGGGGTTGCTGTCAGCTGTCACGGCAAACTAGGCTCTTCTTCAGACCCTGTTTTGATTGTGGGAGCAGGGCTTAGTGCAGCTGATGCAGTACTGTGTGCCCTGAACCATAGGGTCCCCGTGTTACATGCATTTCGCAAGCGTGTTGATGACCCAGGTCTTATCTTCAAACAGTTGCCAAAGACACTTTATCCTGAATATCACAGGGTCTACAACATGATGTGCTCCCAAGGTTACAAAGCATCACCTATTGCCAGTCCCACAGCTCCTTGTTCATGTTTGTACCCCAGCTACATAAGTTTTCCTGAGCACTGTGTGCTCTCCTTTCAGCCTGATATGCACTGTGTGATGAGGGGATCCAGTGGTGTTCTTAAAGTCTTCAAAGTCTCTATGGTACTAGTTCTGATCGGGACCTATCCTAACTTATTTTTCTTGAAGGAGCAAGGGCAGTACCTTGGCTTGGATTCTAGTAGGCCAATTTCTTGCAGGCAGAATCCTGTCGACATAAACCCTTACACCTTTGAGTGCAACGCTGAACCTGGGCTCTTTGCCATGGGACCCCTTATTGGTGACAATTTTGTGCGGTTCTTGAAGGGTGGTGCTCTTGGCATTGCTAGCTGtttacaaaacaaactaaaacagagGATGAAGAAAAACAGGAAATTGATCGCAGAGGAAGGAGGATGTGAAGGATGGGGAAGAGAAGTAAGTGGGGATGGAGGAGAAGGGTTTGTGTAA
- the gtpbp10 gene encoding GTP-binding protein 10, with translation MVWTSRICFRKYGNFVDNVRLYVRGGTGGMGLPRLGGHGGDGGDVWVVAKKDTRLKQIKDKHPDKRFIAGVGSNSSIQSLRGAKGEDIEVFAPTGISVTSDHGKMLGELNREGDKLLVAKGGRGGSPQSGFLPNKGQTRNIRLDLKLIADLGLVGFPNAGKSSLLTALSHAKPNIANYAFTTLKPEIGKVMYDDHKQVSVADLPGLIEGAHMNKGMGHKFLKHVERTKQLMFVVDVCGFQLASNTPFRSAFETVLLLSKELELYKEGLLSKPAILVINKMDLPEAQSHFQELEAHLENKEESIHLFAEDVIPKSLMHFTHIVPVSAMTGLGLPLLKSLIRQSLEEQDTIDTEAQRNQKILELRREIPPSSIPSWGVPQPT, from the exons ATGGTGTGGACAAGCAGAATTTGTTTCCGGAAG tatggcaATTTTGTGGATAATGTAAGGCTGTATGTCAGAGGTGGTACCGGAGGAATGGGTTTGCCCCGTTTAGGCGGACATGGAGGGGATGGTGGAGATGTATGGGTGGTGGCCAAAAAAGACACTAGATTGAAGCAAATTAAAGACAAGCATCCTGACAAACGGTTTATTGCTGGTGTTGGTTCAAACAGCAG cattCAATCTCTGCGAGGCGCTAAAGGAGAAGATATTGAGGTCTTTGCACCCACAGGGATCAGTGTTACATCGGATCATGGGAAAATGCTAG GAGAGCTTAACCGTGAAGGAGACAAGCTTTTGGTGGCGAAAGGTGGTCGTGGTGGCTCTCCACAATCAGGGTTCTTGCCTAATAAAGGCCAAACCAGAAATATCCGGCTGGACCTCAAACTCATTGCAGATCTCGGACTTGTAGG GTTTCCTAATGCAGGCAAATCTTCCTTGCTGACTGCCTTGTCTCATGCTAAACCAAATATCGCCAACTATGCCT tCACGACGTTAAAACCTGAAATTGGAAAGGTCATGTATGATGACCACAAGCAG GTTTCAGTAGCAGATTTACCAGGACTCATTGAAGGTGCTCATATGAATAAAGGCATGGGACACAAATTTCTCAAGCATGTTGAGAGAACCAAACAGCTCATGTTTGTG GTTGACGTCTGTGGGTTTCAGCTTGCTAGTAATACCCCTTTTAGGTCTGCGTTTGAAACCGTACTGCTTTTATCCAAG GAGCTGGAGTTGTATAAGGAGGGACTGTTAAGCAAGCCAGCCATCCTGGTCATAAATAAAATGGATCTCCCAGAGGCTCAAAGTCATTTTCAAGAGCTAGAAGCTCACTTGGAGAACAAGGAAG AATCAATCCATCTTTTTGCTGAAGACGTCATCCCTAAAAGCCTAATGCATTTCACTCACATCGTCCCAGTGTCTGCCATGACTGGTCTTGGATTGCCCTTGCTCAAGTCCCTGATCCGCCAGTCGCTTGAGGAGCAGGACACCATAGACACTGAGGCTCAGCGCAATCAGAAGATCTTAGAGCTAAGAAGGGAGATTCCTCCTTCATCCATACCCAGCTGGGGTGTGCCACAACCCACCTGA